From the Sphingomonas suaedae genome, one window contains:
- a CDS encoding D-2-hydroxyacid dehydrogenase, with the protein MKAVLPALARPLIESGLPDGIEPHWFASREEAMALIADADIGWVDMQRPGWTGEIAAAGTRLKWLSTIYAGIDGFDTALLRERGTILTNGTGINAIAVAEYAVMGMLAAAKRFDQVVRMADRREWPGDAPGKVELFETRALVIGYGTIGRMVGDRLAAFGVAVTGVTRSGRSATLTPDQWRARLGDFDWIILAAPSTDATAAMIGADELAAMKPGAWLVNIARGDMVDQPALIEALEQRRIAGAFLDVVTPEPLPADHPLWTAPNVIHSMHLSGRSQTKMFMRAASLFLENARAFVAGAPMKNVVDLDAGY; encoded by the coding sequence TTGAAGGCCGTTCTCCCCGCGCTGGCCCGCCCGCTGATCGAATCCGGCCTGCCCGATGGGATCGAGCCGCATTGGTTCGCGAGCCGCGAGGAGGCAATGGCGCTGATCGCCGATGCCGATATCGGCTGGGTCGATATGCAGCGCCCCGGCTGGACCGGGGAGATCGCGGCGGCGGGAACGCGGCTCAAATGGCTCTCGACCATCTATGCCGGGATCGACGGTTTCGACACGGCGCTGCTGCGCGAGCGTGGCACGATCCTGACCAACGGCACCGGCATCAACGCCATCGCGGTCGCCGAATATGCGGTGATGGGAATGCTCGCCGCCGCCAAGCGGTTCGACCAGGTCGTCCGCATGGCCGACCGCCGCGAATGGCCGGGCGATGCGCCAGGCAAGGTCGAGCTGTTCGAAACCCGCGCGCTGGTGATCGGCTATGGCACGATCGGGCGGATGGTCGGCGATCGGCTGGCGGCGTTCGGGGTCGCGGTGACCGGCGTCACCCGCTCCGGCCGCAGCGCCACGCTGACCCCCGATCAGTGGCGCGCGCGACTCGGCGACTTTGACTGGATCATTCTCGCCGCCCCGTCGACCGACGCCACCGCAGCGATGATCGGCGCGGATGAACTGGCAGCGATGAAGCCCGGCGCCTGGCTGGTCAACATCGCGCGCGGCGACATGGTCGACCAGCCCGCGCTCATCGAAGCGCTGGAACAGCGCCGCATCGCCGGCGCCTTCCTCGACGTGGTGACGCCCGAACCGCTCCCCGCCGATCACCCGCTCTGGACCGCGCCCAATGTCATCCACTCGATGCACCTCTCCGGCCGCTCGCAGACGAAGATGTTCATGCGCGCCGCTTCACTGTTCCTGGAGAATGCGAGGGCGTTCGTGGCGGGCGCGCCGATGAAGAATGTCGTCGATCTCGACGCAGGGTACTGA
- the cysS gene encoding cysteine--tRNA ligase: protein MTSAPLTFYNSLTRTLEPFVPIDPARGVRVYSCGPTVYSDPHLGNLRAYVFTDTLSRVLRWKGHRLTHVLNITDVGHLTSDADEGEDKMEAAAKKRGMSAWDISRHYADVFRRNLRDLNIRTPDHMPLATDYVEKMIDFAKGFAEANCYQLDSGLYFDSSTVPDYGKLSGGQDDAGEGRIENVEGKRHPQDFAIWRTTPPGESRQMEWDSPWGRGAPGWHLECSVMSAELLGLPFDIHTGGIDHREIHHVNEIAQNQAHCRCGDSGAKIWMHNNFLVDRGGKMSKSKGGIATLDALVAKGVHPLAYRLMCLSAHYRSELEFSGENLVAALVRLRRLVLAAEKFRAADGKGGGDAGTYLERLDTAVSDDLNTPRALPLLEELLADKKLGQEARLMTLAQFDEVLGLDLLHLSRADLRVRPSDAMVTEAEIETRLAQRKEARAAKDFARSDAIRDELLGAGVEVMDGDPLGWDWKVEL, encoded by the coding sequence ATGACATCGGCCCCGCTCACTTTCTATAATTCGCTCACCCGCACGCTCGAACCGTTCGTGCCGATCGACCCCGCGAGGGGCGTGCGCGTCTATTCGTGCGGGCCGACCGTCTATAGCGACCCGCATCTCGGCAATCTGCGCGCCTATGTCTTTACCGACACGCTCAGCCGCGTGCTGCGGTGGAAGGGACACCGCCTTACTCACGTCCTCAACATCACCGATGTCGGCCATCTGACGTCGGACGCGGATGAAGGCGAGGACAAGATGGAAGCGGCTGCGAAGAAGCGCGGGATGAGCGCGTGGGACATCTCCCGCCATTATGCCGATGTGTTTCGCCGCAACCTGCGCGACCTTAACATCCGCACGCCCGATCACATGCCGCTGGCCACCGATTACGTCGAGAAGATGATCGACTTCGCCAAGGGCTTTGCCGAAGCGAACTGCTACCAGCTCGACAGCGGCCTGTATTTCGACAGCTCGACCGTGCCGGATTACGGAAAGCTGTCGGGCGGGCAGGACGATGCCGGAGAAGGCCGGATCGAGAACGTCGAGGGCAAGCGCCACCCGCAGGATTTCGCGATCTGGCGCACCACCCCGCCGGGCGAGAGCCGCCAGATGGAGTGGGATTCGCCCTGGGGCCGCGGCGCGCCGGGCTGGCACCTCGAATGTTCGGTGATGAGCGCCGAGCTGCTCGGCCTGCCCTTCGACATCCACACCGGCGGGATCGACCATCGCGAAATCCATCACGTCAACGAGATCGCGCAGAACCAGGCGCATTGCCGCTGCGGCGATTCCGGCGCGAAGATCTGGATGCACAATAATTTCCTGGTCGATCGCGGCGGCAAGATGTCGAAGTCGAAGGGCGGGATCGCCACGCTCGACGCATTGGTGGCGAAGGGCGTCCACCCCCTCGCCTATCGCCTGATGTGCCTGTCGGCGCACTACCGGTCCGAGCTAGAATTCAGCGGCGAGAACCTGGTCGCTGCGCTGGTTCGCCTGCGTCGTCTCGTCCTTGCCGCCGAAAAGTTTCGGGCGGCGGACGGCAAGGGCGGCGGCGATGCCGGAACCTATCTCGAACGCCTCGATACGGCGGTGTCGGACGACCTCAACACCCCCCGGGCACTACCGTTGCTGGAAGAATTGCTGGCCGACAAGAAGCTAGGGCAGGAAGCGCGGCTGATGACGCTCGCCCAGTTCGATGAAGTGCTGGGGCTGGACCTGCTCCACCTTTCGCGCGCCGACCTGCGCGTCCGGCCCAGCGACGCGATGGTGACAGAGGCAGAGATCGAAACCCGCCTCGCGCAACGCAAGGAAGCGCGCGCTGCAAAGGATTTCGCCCGATCCGACGCGATCCGCGACGAGCTGCTCGGCGCGGGCGTCGAGGTGATGGACGGCGACCCGCTGGGATGGGACTGGAAGGTCGAACTTTGA
- a CDS encoding TrmH family RNA methyltransferase has product MREITAFSNPLVKRVRSLRDKKHRRDEGLFLAEGLRILTEAREAGHLPAYLFFAKGHDTHPLAQQLIAATEVAGGEVIQTDSDILSKLSGKDNPGAVVGVYAELPTDLARIDRTAAPIWLVAERLRDPGNLGTILRTADAVGAGGLILIDKCVDPFSVEAVRASMGALFTIPIARAPWEEFHDWLRGGPGQLVGLALEGAVDYRAPDFAAPVFLLTGNEAQGLPPAYAQACDLRVKIPMLGKADSLNAAVATAVMAYTVLDRIRPLD; this is encoded by the coding sequence GTGCGCGAAATAACCGCCTTTTCCAATCCGCTGGTCAAGCGGGTCCGATCCTTACGCGACAAGAAGCATCGCCGCGACGAGGGGCTGTTTCTGGCCGAGGGGCTGCGCATCCTGACCGAGGCGCGCGAGGCGGGGCATCTGCCCGCCTATCTGTTCTTCGCCAAGGGGCATGACACGCACCCGCTGGCACAGCAACTGATCGCCGCGACGGAGGTCGCAGGCGGCGAGGTGATCCAGACCGACAGCGACATCCTCTCCAAATTGTCGGGCAAGGACAATCCGGGCGCGGTGGTAGGTGTCTATGCCGAACTGCCCACCGATCTCGCCCGCATCGATCGCACCGCAGCGCCGATCTGGCTCGTCGCGGAGCGGCTGCGCGATCCAGGCAATCTCGGCACCATATTGCGCACCGCCGATGCGGTCGGCGCCGGCGGATTGATCCTGATCGACAAGTGCGTCGATCCGTTCAGCGTCGAGGCGGTACGCGCCAGCATGGGGGCGCTGTTCACGATTCCGATCGCCCGCGCGCCGTGGGAGGAATTTCATGACTGGCTGCGCGGCGGCCCCGGGCAGTTGGTCGGCCTGGCGCTGGAAGGCGCGGTCGATTATCGCGCGCCCGATTTCGCCGCGCCTGTGTTCCTGCTGACCGGAAACGAGGCGCAGGGGCTGCCCCCCGCCTATGCGCAGGCGTGCGATCTGCGCGTCAAAATTCCGATGCTGGGCAAGGCCGACAGCCTCAACGCCGCCGTCGCGACCGCCGTGATGGCCTATACCGTGCTCGACCGAATCCGTCCGTTGGACTGA
- a CDS encoding HPr family phosphocarrier protein, with product MSRVSRTVLIGNRRGLHARASAKFVTLASTQPVELTVEKDGNCVTGTSIMGLMMLGAAMGDTITISAAGDGAENAVLKLVELVEDRFGED from the coding sequence TTGAGCCGCGTCAGCCGGACCGTCCTGATCGGTAACCGCCGCGGGCTGCACGCGCGTGCCAGCGCCAAGTTCGTCACCCTCGCCTCGACCCAGCCGGTCGAGCTGACGGTCGAGAAAGACGGCAATTGCGTCACCGGCACATCGATCATGGGGCTGATGATGCTGGGCGCCGCGATGGGCGATACGATCACGATCAGCGCGGCGGGCGACGGCGCCGAGAACGCGGTGCTCAAGCTGGTCGAACTGGTCGAGGATCGCTTCGGCGAGGATTGA
- a CDS encoding PTS sugar transporter subunit IIA yields MIGLVLVTHGRLAEEFVVAMEHVVGRQERIATIAIGPDDDMEGRRADIAKAIIAVDGGRGVIVLTDLFGGTPSNLAISLMEAGKVEVIAGINLPMLIRLGGARKTMKVTEAVAAAREAGRKYITVASEVLGEAAA; encoded by the coding sequence ATGATTGGACTGGTACTCGTGACGCACGGGCGGCTCGCGGAGGAGTTCGTCGTCGCGATGGAGCATGTCGTCGGACGGCAGGAGCGGATCGCCACGATCGCGATCGGCCCCGATGACGATATGGAGGGCCGCCGCGCCGACATCGCCAAGGCGATCATCGCGGTCGATGGCGGCCGCGGCGTCATCGTGCTGACCGACCTGTTCGGCGGAACGCCGTCGAACCTCGCCATCTCGCTGATGGAAGCGGGCAAGGTCGAGGTGATTGCGGGCATCAACCTGCCGATGCTGATTCGCCTGGGCGGGGCGCGCAAGACGATGAAGGTGACCGAGGCGGTCGCCGCTGCGCGCGAGGCGGGGCGCAAATACATCACCGTCGCATCCGAAGTGCTGGGCGAGGCTGCCGCTTGA
- the rapZ gene encoding RNase adapter RapZ, producing the protein MSKRRPKQILLVTGMSGAGKSTVLRTLEDLGWEVVDNLPLLLLNRLLDTEPPEGSDGDDRPLAFGIGTRTRAFDADSIVRRIKKLRDERGYDMGTLFLDCSGAELERRYSETRRRHPLALDRPASDGITRERDLLQPLRRWANRVIDTSNLSSNDLAQQIRKTFSGPGLGETVLSIMSFGFARSIPAGADLVFDMRFLRNPHWVESLRPGTGKDPDVAAYVAGDPAYDEALERIEGLIELLLPRYQAEGKSYVTIAFGCTGGRHRSVHVAERVAARLHAAGFSPTVTHRDLQTAPQDSLEGPPGAR; encoded by the coding sequence ATGAGCAAGCGGCGACCCAAGCAGATTTTGCTCGTCACCGGCATGTCGGGTGCGGGCAAGTCGACCGTGTTGCGCACGCTGGAGGATCTGGGCTGGGAGGTGGTCGACAACCTGCCCCTTCTCCTCCTCAATCGCCTGCTCGACACCGAGCCGCCCGAGGGCAGCGACGGCGACGACCGCCCGCTCGCCTTCGGCATCGGCACCCGCACCCGCGCCTTCGACGCCGACAGCATCGTGCGCCGCATCAAGAAGCTGCGCGACGAGCGCGGCTATGACATGGGAACATTGTTCCTCGACTGTTCGGGCGCTGAACTGGAACGGCGCTATTCGGAAACGCGCCGTCGCCATCCTCTCGCGCTCGACCGCCCGGCGAGCGACGGCATTACCCGGGAGCGCGACCTGCTCCAGCCGCTGCGCCGCTGGGCGAACCGCGTGATCGACACCAGCAACCTCTCGTCCAACGACCTCGCCCAGCAAATTCGCAAGACGTTCTCCGGTCCCGGCCTTGGCGAAACGGTCCTGTCCATCATGTCGTTCGGCTTTGCGCGCAGCATCCCGGCGGGCGCCGACCTTGTCTTCGACATGCGGTTTTTGCGTAATCCACACTGGGTCGAGTCGCTGCGCCCGGGGACCGGGAAGGACCCGGATGTGGCCGCCTATGTCGCGGGCGACCCCGCCTATGATGAGGCGCTGGAGCGGATCGAGGGACTGATCGAATTGCTGCTTCCGCGCTATCAGGCGGAGGGAAAATCCTATGTTACCATCGCCTTCGGCTGTACCGGGGGGAGACACCGGTCGGTTCACGTCGCCGAACGGGTCGCTGCCCGGTTGCACGCGGCAGGATTTTCGCCCACGGTGACGCATCGTGACTTGCAGACCGCGCCGCAGGACTCGCTAGAAGGCCCGCCAGGTGCAAGATGA
- a CDS encoding HPr kinase/phosphorylase, with the protein MAILSSETLHATSVAIDGRAVLIEGRSGEGKSDLALRLIDRGALLVADDYTICARTDGVLHACAPATIAGKIEVRGIGVVPMPHADRTPVALIVSIVETPPRMPEAPRTRRIAGVDVPEVVLPALEPSAPIKVELALRHLVAPST; encoded by the coding sequence GTGGCGATCCTTTCCTCCGAAACGCTCCATGCGACCAGCGTCGCGATCGATGGCCGCGCCGTGCTGATCGAGGGCCGCTCGGGCGAGGGCAAGTCCGATCTGGCGCTGCGCCTGATCGATCGCGGCGCGCTGCTCGTCGCGGACGATTACACGATCTGCGCGCGCACCGACGGCGTGCTCCATGCCTGCGCCCCGGCGACCATCGCGGGGAAGATCGAGGTGCGCGGGATCGGCGTCGTCCCGATGCCCCATGCCGATCGCACACCGGTCGCGCTGATCGTCTCGATCGTCGAAACGCCACCACGTATGCCCGAGGCGCCACGCACCCGCCGGATCGCCGGCGTGGATGTGCCCGAAGTCGTCCTTCCCGCGCTCGAGCCTTCCGCGCCGATCAAGGTCGAGCTGGCGCTGCGGCACCTTGTGGCGCCCTCCACATGA
- a CDS encoding sensor histidine kinase, which yields MAPDIASPTNKPAASRDERDLALRWSARLSLTPRILAVNIFALAMLAGGFFYLDSYRARIVDSRVAQASREATLIAQAIASTPKIDRDALILRLARTSGSRIRIYDRAGRVQLDTRAMGLANVVLRDPDKDPWNQTAARFLDAVIDKVAGADRVSQFRERAPDKGLEWPDLRTAFDTGATTASVWRAPDRTPVITAAAPFGPDGAVFTTVNARDITQTVRVERFRLGVVLGVAVGLSIFLSLFLARTIVRPLRRLARAAVRVRLGRAREVVVPRLPERRDEIGHLARSLSDMSLALRARIDATEAFAADLTHELKNPLASLRSAVDSLAAIRDPALQEQLLAVVRDDVLRLDRLISDISEASRLDAQLSRAKFDPIDLAAMIAGLIAQHETRGVERGVRLRFDRPVDMLPMVMGEGARLERVFENLIDNAISFSPEGGTVALSLAVRGDMLEARVEDEGPGVPEEAREAIFRRFHSVRPESEEFGKHSGLGLAIARTIVEGHQGSLGVESREDRMHGARFVVRLPLVQPA from the coding sequence ATGGCGCCGGATATCGCTTCTCCGACGAATAAGCCCGCCGCCTCGCGCGACGAGCGGGATCTGGCGCTGCGCTGGTCGGCGCGGCTCAGCCTCACGCCGCGCATCCTGGCGGTCAACATCTTCGCGCTGGCGATGCTGGCCGGAGGGTTCTTCTATCTCGACAGCTATCGCGCGCGGATCGTCGACAGCCGCGTCGCCCAGGCGAGCCGCGAGGCGACGCTGATCGCGCAGGCGATCGCCTCTACGCCAAAGATCGATCGCGACGCGCTGATCCTGCGCCTTGCGCGGACCAGCGGCAGCCGCATTCGCATCTATGACCGCGCCGGTCGCGTACAGCTCGATACGCGCGCGATGGGGCTTGCCAATGTCGTGCTGCGCGATCCCGACAAGGACCCGTGGAACCAGACCGCCGCGCGCTTCCTCGACGCGGTGATCGACAAGGTGGCGGGCGCCGACCGCGTCTCGCAATTCCGCGAACGCGCTCCCGACAAGGGGCTGGAGTGGCCGGACCTGCGCACCGCTTTCGATACCGGCGCAACGACCGCGAGCGTGTGGCGCGCGCCCGACCGCACCCCGGTCATTACCGCTGCCGCCCCGTTCGGCCCCGACGGCGCGGTGTTCACCACCGTCAATGCGCGCGACATCACCCAGACGGTGCGGGTCGAGCGGTTCCGCCTCGGCGTGGTGCTGGGGGTCGCGGTCGGCCTGTCGATCTTCCTGTCGTTGTTCCTGGCGCGGACCATCGTGCGGCCACTGCGTCGGCTTGCGCGCGCAGCAGTGCGGGTACGCCTTGGCCGCGCGCGCGAAGTGGTGGTGCCGCGCCTGCCCGAACGCCGCGACGAGATCGGCCATCTCGCGCGCTCGCTCTCCGACATGAGCCTCGCGCTGCGCGCGCGGATCGACGCGACCGAAGCCTTTGCCGCCGATCTGACGCACGAGCTGAAAAACCCGCTCGCCTCGCTGCGCTCCGCGGTGGACAGCCTTGCCGCTATCCGCGACCCCGCACTTCAGGAGCAATTGCTGGCGGTGGTGCGCGACGATGTGCTGCGGCTCGACCGGCTCATCAGCGACATTTCCGAAGCGTCGCGGCTCGACGCGCAGCTCTCCCGCGCCAAATTCGATCCCATCGATCTCGCCGCAATGATCGCCGGACTGATCGCGCAGCATGAGACGCGCGGGGTCGAACGCGGCGTGCGGCTTCGCTTCGACCGTCCGGTCGATATGCTGCCGATGGTGATGGGCGAAGGTGCGCGGCTGGAGCGGGTGTTCGAAAATCTGATCGACAACGCCATCTCCTTCTCGCCCGAAGGCGGAACGGTCGCGCTCTCGCTCGCAGTGCGCGGCGACATGCTGGAGGCGCGAGTCGAGGACGAAGGCCCCGGCGTACCGGAAGAGGCGCGCGAGGCGATCTTCCGCCGCTTCCACTCGGTCCGTCCCGAAAGCGAGGAATTCGGCAAGCATTCGGGACTAGGGCTTGCGATCGCGCGGACCATCGTCGAAGGCCATCAGGGCTCGCTCGGGGTGGAATCGCGCGAGGACCGGATGCACGGCGCGCGATTCGTGGTGCGCTTGCCGCTGGTGCAACCTGCGTGA
- a CDS encoding response regulator transcription factor: protein MTATIALVDDDRNILTSVSIALQAEGFVTRVYSDGEAALKALVDNPPDLAVLDVKMPKMDGLELLRRLREKSQIPVIFLTSKDDELDEALGLAMGADDYIAKPFSQRLLIARIRAILRRTEALAAPVGEEPAQEVQPVLERGPLTMDPARHKVTWKGDTVTLTVTEFMILETLAQRPGIVKTRNQLMDAAYQDDIYVDDRTIDSHIKRVRRKFRQVDPEFDAIETLYGAGYRFSDE, encoded by the coding sequence ATGACCGCAACGATCGCGCTCGTCGATGACGACCGGAACATCCTGACCTCCGTGTCGATCGCGCTACAGGCCGAGGGCTTTGTGACGCGCGTTTACTCCGATGGCGAGGCGGCGCTGAAGGCGCTGGTCGATAATCCGCCCGATTTGGCGGTGCTCGACGTCAAGATGCCGAAGATGGACGGGCTGGAGCTGCTGCGCCGGCTGCGCGAAAAGAGCCAGATCCCGGTGATCTTCCTCACCAGCAAGGACGACGAGCTGGACGAGGCGCTGGGGTTGGCGATGGGGGCGGACGACTATATCGCCAAGCCGTTCAGCCAGCGGCTGCTGATCGCCCGTATCCGCGCGATCCTGCGCCGCACCGAGGCGCTCGCCGCGCCCGTCGGCGAGGAGCCGGCGCAGGAGGTCCAGCCGGTGCTCGAACGCGGGCCGCTGACGATGGACCCGGCGCGGCACAAGGTGACGTGGAAGGGCGACACTGTGACGCTCACCGTCACCGAGTTCATGATCCTCGAAACGCTCGCCCAACGGCCCGGCATCGTCAAGACGCGCAACCAGCTGATGGACGCGGCCTATCAGGACGACATCTATGTCGATGACCGCACCATCGACAGCCATATCAAGCGGGTGCGGCGCAAATTCCGGCAGGTCGATCCCGAATTCGACGCGATCGAGACCCTTTATGGCGCCGGATATCGCTTCTCCGACGAATAA